The bacterium genome contains the following window.
AAAAAAGCGCTTCAGAAGCCCCTTCTCATCTTGTTTCTTGAGGTAGTCCTCAATCGCCGCCTTCAGAGCATCCTCGGCAAGATTCGAGCAGTGCATCTTCACCGGCGGCAGACCGTCAAGCGCCTCGGCCACATTCTTCTTCGTTACCTTCAGCGCGTCCTCTAACGTCATGCCCTTAACAAGTTCGGTTATCATCGAGCTCGTCGCTATCGCTGCACCGCAGCCGAAAGTTTTGAACTTGGCGTCAACTATACGGCCATCCTTCACCCTAATGAACAGCTTCATGACGTCGCCGCAGACAGGGTTGCCGACCTGCCCAACGCCGTCCGCATCGGGAATCTCGCCCACGTTTCGCGGGTGCTGAAAATGCTCGATTACTTTCTCGCTGTATGCCATTGCCAAAAAACCTCCACAATCGAAAACAGCCGGGCTAGCTACTTCGCCTCATCACGCCCAGCGTCACCCGCTCAGTTTCTCGGGCATCCCCCTTCGGGCTCAGCACGGCTGGCAGGGTGATGGACCGCGAGAACGCCCCCTCCGGGCTCTCGCCAAATCGCACCTCTGTGGCAAGCGTCTCTTGGCTCAGGAAATCGATCCTGTGCTCTATCCTCGACCTCACCTCATCGCCACACGCAACGTAAAGACCGATCCTGTCCTCCACGTTGAAACCAGCATCCTTCCGCATCACCTGCACGTGGCGCACGAGCTCCCTAACCATGCCCTCTACTATGAGCGGCTCGTCCAAGACTGTGTCCAGCGCGACCGTAAGCGCGCCCGTAGCGGCCACCGAATAGCCCTCGCGGCCCTCAAGATCAAGGATCAGCTCTGAAGACTCAAAGGGTAGCTTCTCCCCGTCAACCGTAAGAAAAACGGGCTCGCCCTTGACGGCACTCTCGTAAACGCGGGCACGCTCCGGCTCCAGCGCACGCCGCGCCTCAACCAGCTTTGGACCCAGCCGCGGGCCAACGAGCTTGAGATTGAACCTCACGATAGGCTCGGCAAAGCCCTGAAGCGAATCAACTACCTGGACCGCCTTGACGTTCAGCTCATCGAGGATATCCGGCAGGAACCGGTCGAGCCTCTCTTTTTCATTATCACCCTCAAGCCGCACCAGCATCTTGCCGAGTGGCTGCCGAACCTTGATCCCTGCCTTGTTCCGGGCGGAGAGACCCAGGCTCACGATGCGCTTCGTCAGTGCAACATCCGCCTCGAGCCTCGCGTCCACCAGCTCCCTGTTCGCCCGCGGGAAATCGCTCAGATGCACGCTCTGAGGCGCATCCGGATGGACGCTCACGACGAGGTTCTGGTATATCTCCTCGGAGAGAAACGGGACGATGGGGGCGATGAGCTTGGTTACCTCGACCAGGACTGTATAGAGCGTCTGATAGGCCGCCTGCTTGTCCGTGTCGGAGGTCGCTCGCCAAAAGCGTCTGCGGTTGCGGCGGATGTACCAGTTGGGCAGGTCGTCGAAGAAGGCCTCCACTTGCTTGACGACCGACATGACATTGTAGCGCTCATAAGCCTCGGTCGCCTCGCGTATAACCGTATGAAGCCGGGAAAGCACCCATCGGTCGAGCTCGGCAAGGCCGGAAGTGGGCGCATCGGTCAGGACGACGTTCGGCTGGTCGAGGCTGGCATACGTCATGAAAAAGGAGTAGGCGTTCCAAAAGGTCAACAACGAACGTTTGATCTCCTTCCCCGGTCCGTAGCCAAAACTGATGTTGTAGGCCGTGTTCTGCGAGGCGAAAAGCCAACGCATGATGTCCGCACCCATCTTATCGACCGCCTCGTCGAACCAGATCACGTTGCCACGGGTCTTGTGCATCGGCTCGCCATGCTCATCAAAGACCTTCTCGTAGATCAGGACGCTCTTATATGGCGAGCGGCCCTCGAGCGTTACGCTCATAAACAGCATCGAGTAGAACCAAAGCCGTATCTGCTCTCGCATCTCGCAGACAAACTCGGCGGGAAACCACCTCTCCCAATACTCGTGGTCTTCCTTATACTTCAGCGTCGAGAACGGCACGATCCCCGCGTCCATCCAACAGTCCCCGACGTCCTCCGTCCGCACCGCCTTCCCACCACATTTCTCGCACTTAATCGGAACCGCGTCGATCCAAGGTCGATGAAGCTCCGGGAGCTCCTCATTAGACATCCCCGCGAGCCTAGCCAACTCCGACCTGGAGCCGACTATCGTTATATGCCCGCAGTCCGAACAATGGTAGAACGGCAACGGCAAGCCCCAGAACCGGCGCCTCGAGATGCACCAATCCTGCATGTTGTTCAGCCAGTCCTCCATCCGCTTGCCCATGTAGTCCGGTATCCACTTGACCGTCCGCGCCGCCTCAATCAGAGGTTTGCGCAGAGCATCGCACCTGATGAACCACTCCTCAACGAGCCGGAAGATAAGTTCGTCGCCACAGCGCCAGCAGACAGGATAGCGGTGCGCTAGCGTCTCCTTTTTGACAAGATACCCCTTCTCTCTGAGCGACTCGTAAACAATGGGTGCCACCTCGGTCACGCGCATGCCCGTGAGCTCTCCGAACCCATCGAGGTAGCGTCCCGCCTCATCGACCGGATCGACGATCCCGATACCTTCCCTCTTGTGGACCTCGAAATCCTCCGCGCCGCAGCCCGGGGCTATGTGGACGATCCCAGTGCCCTCGGTCTCACCGACCATCTCGTCGCAGATGACCCTGTGGTCTATGGCCTGCTGGACGGGGAGCTCATCGAATGGGCCTTTGTAGCGAAAGCCCTCAAACTCCTCGCCCTTGTGCTCCGACATCACCTCAGCGCCGTCCCCCAGAACTGCCGCCAGGGTGCCCTTCGATAGATATACCACCTTGCCCCCGTGTCTGGCCTTCGCATAAGTAAGCTTTGGGTTGACGGCCAGCGCGGTGTTTGCGGCCAGCGTCCAGGGCGTAGTTGTCCAGACCATGAAGAACTCGTTCTCGCGCCCAACGATCGGCAGCTGTAGAAAGACCGACGGATGCTTGACCTCACGATACGAATCGACCATCTCGTGCTGAGACAGCGACGTGCCGCAACGAATGCACCACGGCATGACGTGTTTGCCTCGATAGAGCCACCCGTTCTCGTGGCACCGTTTCAGGAACATCCAGATATACTCGATGTTCGTATCCGTCATCGTGTAATAGCTGTTCTCCCAGTCCATCCATTGCCCCAGACGCCTCGACTGCTCGCTGATCACCGCGGCATACTCCCTCACACGCTCCTTGCACCTCGTCGAGAATCTATCCAGTCCGTAGGCGCGGATATCCTTCTTGGAGTTGAGGCCCAGCTCCTTCTCGACCTCCACCTCAACCCACAACCCCTGACAGTCAAAGCCGTTCTGATAGCGCTGGTGAGCCCCCTGCATCGACTTGTAGCGAACGAATATGTCCTTGTAGGTCCGGCCCCAGGCATGGTGAACGCCCATCTTGTTGTTGGCCGTTATCGGCCCATCAATGAACGAGAATCTAGGGCCATCTTTGTTCTTCTGCACGAGGCGCTCGAACATGCGGCCAGCTTCCCAGAACTTCAGTATCCTCGGCTCGATCTCGTGCTGATCGTAGCTTGACAAAACCTTCCTAAACATCAAACTTCTCCATCGAATATCATCCAGCACCCCTCGCCGATTCCCTTAATGACCTACGGATGCTCTGAGGATGCCGGCAATATAGGTAATGGTTGGCCGTTAAGCAACCTCATCTGCCCGCACGTTCCCCCTGACCGCCGAGACCATAGCACCGTTAGCCTCGCCGAAAGCCTATCCCACAAGCCGCCGCTTGTGCCGCGTAACTACGGGCGGGCGCTACTCGTCCTCCACGTCTCGCTCCGAGTCATACTCAGCGATGCGTTCCTTAAGCACCATGAAGATTATGTGATTGAGCATGGCGTGGATGTCCTCTATCTGCTGCATGTGCTCGCTCGGGACAAGAACGTGCACCGTGGCAACTTTCCTGGCCTCACCGCCGCTCTTGCCTGAAAACAGGATCGAAGTCGCTCCCATCTCGTTCGCGGTCTTGAAAGCGTTTATGACGTTCGGGGACATTCCCGAGAAGCTCAGCCCCAACGCCACATCGCCCGGCTGCACGAAGTTCTTCAGCTGCTCCCCGAACGTGTTGCGGTAGTCGGTGTCGTTGGCCCAGGCTGTTATCAGCGGTGCGTTGTCGGAAAGGCACATCGCCTTGAAACGCCGCTTGCCAGGCGCCGCCGTGCCCTTTGCCGCGTCGCAGGCTATGTGCGAGGCGGTTGCCGCGCTTCCACCGTTCCCGAAGACGAACAGGCACCTGTCGTTCTTGTACGCCTCGAAAATGATGTTGAGGACTTCCTGGATTTTCTCCCCCGAGATATTACTTATCGTCTTTTTTATCTGCTCGAAGTAGGCATTGATAAACTCAAGCATGACTCGCTCCTGTTCCTCTCTTAAGCGTAGCTGTGCAGGCCGCTTAGGATGTAGTTGACACCTATGAATGTGAATAATACCGCGACGAAGCCTACAATTGAAACCACCACGAGCACCGCACGGTGCCTCTTGGCGGGGAGGCAGAGCCTTAGGTGCAAGAATACTCCATAAATACACCAAGTAACGAGGCTCCAGCTCTCTTTGGGGTCCCAACCCCAATACCTTCCCCACGCCCTATCTGCCCAGATTGCGCCTGTAATTATCCCAAGCGCTAACAGAAAAAAGCCAAGCCTAATCAGCGCTAGATTGCTCGTAAATAGCCTCGCTCGGAGCGCCGCCTGCCGCTTGTCAGAGAGAAGCAGGAAAGCAACCGAAATGCCGAATGCAAGATACAAAACGCCGTAGCTCAGCACGGCCGCGCCAACGTGGTAGGTCATCCAGTCGCTCTTCAGAACTGGCGGCAGCTGCGTGATTTTCCCAGAGACCGGCGAGAGGAGCGTTGCTGCCAACCCGACTCCGCAGAGCAAGCTGCCCAAAAATCCGTAGGCCGGCTCACCTGAGCGAAGATTGAGCACGATCGCCGCTACTGCTGCGATCACAGTCATCACCAATATGTATTCGTAGGTGTTGCTCGCCATCACCTTTCTGGCGATTTCCGCCCTTGCGACGATGGCAGCTATGTGCAGTGCGGCAACGGGCATAATCGCGACGCTGCTCCAGCGCGGCAGTCTCTCGCTGCCTGCGAGGTAGCCCATTATGTATGTTACCGCGATCACTATGTATAGCAGAGCAAGCACCCAAAGCGGCCTGATTCGGTCATAGAAAAGCTCGAGAGCAAGCCGCCACCGTGGCGGCCACAGGCCAGCGCCGCAAGATGACGCAATAGTTTCAACTCTCGCCGCCGCGTCCGCAAACAGGACCTCGTCAAGCCCTTCAAGCGATGACGCTAGCTCTTCAAGCACACCCTTCGCCGCGATTGCCTCCAGCCCGGCCTCGTTACTGAGCGATACCCAGCCCTCAGAACCAGAGCGAGCGAAAAGCCTCATATCCGAGGCAAGCCTCTCAAACCGCATCAACCTCCTTCGCTGCCTCTGCCACGCTCGCGACTTCTGTCGGTCGGAAGGACCGCCCGTGGCTTCGGCGGGCCGCGCTTGAAGGCTCCTCTGCAACTGCGCTTTGGAGATGTAGGTTGCCCGGGCAGACGCGTTGTGCGCAAACAGCTCGGGCACAAGGGCGTCCTCAACTTTGATTATGGGTTTTTCTGACCACATCTTGGGGCAAAGCGCCCAGCTTAGAACAGTCAGAGTCGGGGAAAGCCCAGACCAAGAGCGCTTCCCTGAGACCTCCTGCAACCTCTCACGGGCAAACGAGGCCAGCGGCTTGACCCTCCCAGCATCCTGAACCGGCAGGTGCTGGAGCCCACATATCGCCGAATGAACTTGGGCATCGAAGCTGCGAAGCGAAGGCTCCGCCGAACCACCTGAGCCAAACCCGACGATACAAAGCGCCACAGCAAGGGCGAACAGCGCGACAACCCCAATGCAGGCCAGCCTCCTCATCATGGCCGCACGCCCCTCCGCCTTCGGGCCGACAAAAAATGAAGCAACATGCCCACTAAAAGGCACAGCGAGCCAATGTAAAACGCTGGCACGCCAGGGTCCCGACTGACCCCCAGTATCGAGACCATCTTGCCATCATCCGCCTTGTCGTAGGCATACTGGTAGAGCTTGTAGTCCCCATAAACAAGAGGATGGTTGGGACTAACTGTGTAGGTGAACTTCTCACCAAGCACGGCCCGGCTAACAACTACGGTGCTGATGTATTGCGAGGGCATCATGCTGCCCGGATACGTCCGCGCCTCGAATCTCTCAAGAGAGACGTCGAATCCCAGCGGCCTCTTGGGCTTCGCAAGGCTTAGCGCGAGCTCCCCCTCCGGCGTTACAAGGACGATCTTCTTGTCAAGCGGCGCCCATTCCCGATGCAAGAGGTTGCCCGAGGCATCTCGAACGCTTGCCCGAACACACTGGGTTGTAACCTCGCCCGAAGGTTTGCCCTCCACAACCTGATATTTTCTTGACGCGCTGCCCCAGAAGTTCTCAACCGTAACGTGCACGCCTCCGGTTCCGGGGATGACAAACGTGTCGCCGACATCGGCCCGCGCC
Protein-coding sequences here:
- the nifU gene encoding Fe-S cluster assembly scaffold protein NifU; its protein translation is MAYSEKVIEHFQHPRNVGEIPDADGVGQVGNPVCGDVMKLFIRVKDGRIVDAKFKTFGCGAAIATSSMITELVKGMTLEDALKVTKKNVAEALDGLPPVKMHCSNLAEDALKAAIEDYLKKQDEKGLLKRFFKKTRPAKDAKDD
- a CDS encoding SIS domain-containing protein — its product is MLEFINAYFEQIKKTISNISGEKIQEVLNIIFEAYKNDRCLFVFGNGGSAATASHIACDAAKGTAAPGKRRFKAMCLSDNAPLITAWANDTDYRNTFGEQLKNFVQPGDVALGLSFSGMSPNVINAFKTANEMGATSILFSGKSGGEARKVATVHVLVPSEHMQQIEDIHAMLNHIIFMVLKERIAEYDSERDVEDE
- a CDS encoding cytochrome c biogenesis protein ResB, with amino-acid sequence WLFGKVYGFHAPSLPAGVSIEYKVESGEALSPTGSDIIVVSAAGEPLLFLRGKTLLARADVGDTFVIPGTGGVHVTVENFWGSASRKYQVVEGKPSGEVTTQCVRASVRDASGNLLHREWAPLDKKIVLVTPEGELALSLAKPKRPLGFDVSLERFEARTYPGSMMPSQYISTVVVSRAVLGEKFTYTVSPNHPLVYGDYKLYQYAYDKADDGKMVSILGVSRDPGVPAFYIGSLCLLVGMLLHFLSARRRRGVRP
- the ileS gene encoding isoleucine--tRNA ligase, which encodes MFRKVLSSYDQHEIEPRILKFWEAGRMFERLVQKNKDGPRFSFIDGPITANNKMGVHHAWGRTYKDIFVRYKSMQGAHQRYQNGFDCQGLWVEVEVEKELGLNSKKDIRAYGLDRFSTRCKERVREYAAVISEQSRRLGQWMDWENSYYTMTDTNIEYIWMFLKRCHENGWLYRGKHVMPWCIRCGTSLSQHEMVDSYREVKHPSVFLQLPIVGRENEFFMVWTTTPWTLAANTALAVNPKLTYAKARHGGKVVYLSKGTLAAVLGDGAEVMSEHKGEEFEGFRYKGPFDELPVQQAIDHRVICDEMVGETEGTGIVHIAPGCGAEDFEVHKREGIGIVDPVDEAGRYLDGFGELTGMRVTEVAPIVYESLREKGYLVKKETLAHRYPVCWRCGDELIFRLVEEWFIRCDALRKPLIEAARTVKWIPDYMGKRMEDWLNNMQDWCISRRRFWGLPLPFYHCSDCGHITIVGSRSELARLAGMSNEELPELHRPWIDAVPIKCEKCGGKAVRTEDVGDCWMDAGIVPFSTLKYKEDHEYWERWFPAEFVCEMREQIRLWFYSMLFMSVTLEGRSPYKSVLIYEKVFDEHGEPMHKTRGNVIWFDEAVDKMGADIMRWLFASQNTAYNISFGYGPGKEIKRSLLTFWNAYSFFMTYASLDQPNVVLTDAPTSGLAELDRWVLSRLHTVIREATEAYERYNVMSVVKQVEAFFDDLPNWYIRRNRRRFWRATSDTDKQAAYQTLYTVLVEVTKLIAPIVPFLSEEIYQNLVVSVHPDAPQSVHLSDFPRANRELVDARLEADVALTKRIVSLGLSARNKAGIKVRQPLGKMLVRLEGDNEKERLDRFLPDILDELNVKAVQVVDSLQGFAEPIVRFNLKLVGPRLGPKLVEARRALEPERARVYESAVKGEPVFLTVDGEKLPFESSELILDLEGREGYSVAATGALTVALDTVLDEPLIVEGMVRELVRHVQVMRKDAGFNVEDRIGLYVACGDEVRSRIEHRIDFLSQETLATEVRFGESPEGAFSRSITLPAVLSPKGDARETERVTLGVMRRSS
- the ccsA gene encoding cytochrome c biogenesis protein CcsA, whose product is MMRRLACIGVVALFALAVALCIVGFGSGGSAEPSLRSFDAQVHSAICGLQHLPVQDAGRVKPLASFARERLQEVSGKRSWSGLSPTLTVLSWALCPKMWSEKPIIKVEDALVPELFAHNASARATYISKAQLQRSLQARPAEATGGPSDRQKSRAWQRQRRRLMRFERLASDMRLFARSGSEGWVSLSNEAGLEAIAAKGVLEELASSLEGLDEVLFADAAARVETIASSCGAGLWPPRWRLALELFYDRIRPLWVLALLYIVIAVTYIMGYLAGSERLPRWSSVAIMPVAALHIAAIVARAEIARKVMASNTYEYILVMTVIAAVAAIVLNLRSGEPAYGFLGSLLCGVGLAATLLSPVSGKITQLPPVLKSDWMTYHVGAAVLSYGVLYLAFGISVAFLLLSDKRQAALRARLFTSNLALIRLGFFLLALGIITGAIWADRAWGRYWGWDPKESWSLVTWCIYGVFLHLRLCLPAKRHRAVLVVVSIVGFVAVLFTFIGVNYILSGLHSYA